The genomic segment CTTGGTGGCGAGTTCCATTGGTTACTTTGTGCCAGCTGAAAACGCAACGGTTTGGCGAGGGCCTATGGCCAGCAAAGCCCTAGAACAATTGCTGCGCGAAACGGATTGGCCAGAGCTGGATTACCTGATTGTGGATATGCCGCCAGGTACTGGGGATATTCAATTAACCCTTGCACAACAAATGCCCGTTAGTGCGGCAGTGATTGTAACGACCCCGCAGGATTTAGCCGTAGCGGATGCCAGTAAAGGCATTGCTATGTTTAATAAAGTGGATGTGCCTGTATTGGGCTTAATTGAAAATATGAGCCTGTACATTTGCCCTAAATGTGGTCATCAAGAGCATATCTTCGCGCAAAACGGTGGTGTGGAGCTAGCCAAGCGCAATAAGGTTCCCTTGCTGGGGCAATTGCCGCTGAACAGTAAAATTCGTCATTATACAGATCAAGGCACACCATTACTGATTGCGGAGCCAAATGATCCCTTAAGTCAAAGTTACATTACGTGTGCATTAGCCATTTCAAAACAGCTCTACCTACAAAGTTTGATGGATATACGCATACAAAATATTTAAAAACGTTGAACATAACCCCTTAGCTACGCATAATTGCGCGGCTAACTGGCTGCCCTCATTTAGACAAAGCCACATACCTGAAACCTATTTACAGAGTTAACCATTATGCGTTTGTGCGACAAAGACATTCTGACCCATCTTCAAGAAGGCAAAATATCCATTAGCCCTGAGCCTGATTATGCAGAGATCAGTGGCGTAACTGTCGACATTCGATTAGGCAACAAATTTCGTGTTTTTACCGAGCATCAAGCGCCGTATATAGATTTAAGCGGTCCAAAAGCTCAGGTTCAAGAAGCGCTGAATACCGTTATGAGTGATGAGATCAGTATTGCTCCTGACAAATCATTCTATTTACACCCAGGCGAGCTGGCACTTGCGGTAACACTTGAGTCTGTGACCTTACCGGGTAATATTGTTGGCTGGTTAGATGGCCGCTCATCCTTGGCGAGATTAGGGTTAATGGTACACGTTACGGCCCATCGAATTGACCCAGGTTGGTCAGGTAACATTGTGCTGGAGTTTTTTAATAGTGGTAAATTGCCACTAGCGTTAAAACCGGGCATGAAAATAGGGGCACTGAGCTTCGAAGTAATGTCAGATTATGCAGAAAAACCCTATAACGCCCGTGTAGATGCTAAATACAAGAATCAGGAAGGAGCAATCGCCAGTCGTATCAGCGGCGATGACAAAACAAGCAGTGAGTAAAGGTTTTTGTTATTGAGTATTGTATGCTGCTATTAAAGCGGTTGGCGAAGAACACGCCAGCCGTTTTGCCCTCATTTCATTATACTTTTTGTTCTTTTTTTGCTCGCACTGCGCCCGGGCTTACACCCAGTACACGTTTGAACGCTTTAGAAAAGGACGATTCGTTGTCATAACCGCACGCGAGTGCAGCATGTAGGGTTGATACATTTTCATCTGCCAGCATGCTATATGCTAACCCTAAGCGCCATTGTGTCACGTATTCCATAGGGGCTTGCTGCACCACAGATTTAAATAAATCATTAAACCCTGCACGCGACATAAAGCATTGTTCGGCCAGCATCTCCACAGTCCACTTCTTGTTTGGCTGCGCATGAATAGCGCTCATTACGGGCCCAAGTTTAGGGTGGCCGGTCGCGGCTAATACACCATTGTCAGTGGGCAGATGTTGGCGGAAGATGATTGCCAAAATGGCCTCTGCAATGCGCCCCATTATCAGGGTTGAGCCTTTATTTGCTTGCTTTGATTCATCTAATAATGCACTTAACAGAAAATGAAGGCCCGTCGATTTGTCGTTTAGCGGGTGGCTTTTAATGATAATCGCCCCAGGTAAGTGCACGGTAATACTGTTGACCAAGGGGTGATTGTGGCTAAAGTAGCCACAGACTAAGCCGGTGGCACTAGGTTGAACACCATGAGTATAATCCTGTGATAGTGCGCTATTGGTCGCTGCTAAAGGACGTGGCTCTTTGCTGATAATATGCTGACTGTCTCTGGGGAATATCACGACATCTCCCTGAGACAATGCTATTGGCTTATCTTTTGCGTCTGTGTCACTAGGGACTGACAGATAACACGTACCATGGCTAACAATATGAAAGTTCATATAGTGTGTGCCTGAGGTGTTAATTGCCCAATCTCCACAATACTGACCGTTGTGAAATATGTTGGCCGCCACTTTAAACGTGGAAAATAACTGATTTAATACATCCATAGACGCTCTGACATAACTTCTGGTTTGATAGACATAGTGGCATTACCCAATGCCACTTACACTTTCCCTCGTTGATTAATTCAATCCCTGAATATTTAAACCGAGGACACTAAAATGAAAAAACGATTTACGTTAAAAGCTTTATTTACTGCTGTGGCAATCACGGCGTCTAGTTTCAGTTTCGCTGGGGTTGATACCCAAACTGATAGCAATGACGTGATTTTGGCTGGCCATGACGCCGTGGCTTATTTTACCCAGAACAAACCCGTTTTAGGTCAAGCGCAATACACAGCGGTTCACGATGATGCTATTTATCGCTTCAGCAGTGCACAAAATCGCGATGCGTTTAATGCTAACCCCGAAAAATATGCGCCTGCTTACGGCGGCTTCTGCGCCTTTGGTGCAACTTTCGGTAAAAAATTCGACATTGACGGCAAAGCATTTGAAATTGTTGACGGCAAATTGTATGTAAATAAAAACCCTGAGGTTTACAAAGCGTGGAAAAAAGACATTCCTAAGCACTTGATCGAAGCCAACGAACAATGGCCAAGTATCGAATTTACCCCAAGCGGTGAACTTTAACTCCTGTTGTTGACGCGCGTTGATTGCGCTTAAATTAACGCAGCGCATACCGGCGTTGCGTTAATATTGTCAGCAAACCTCACTTCCCCGATCCTCGGGGAAGCGACCACCTAACTCTGTTCATCTATCTACCAGACCGGCATCTAAAGCGCTTGCGTTCATTATTTTAATAAAAATTCATTTCAGCTTTAGAACAAAAGCGTCAGACGCTCTGGGCGTGAATACTCGTGTTGCGTTACTGGAAAAGCGGCGACACTGACTGAATAATCCACAGTTTGCGTAACAAATAAGCGAACGAACAAGGGAAATCATATTTCTCATTGCAAAAACGTCAAAATTCCGTATTATGCGCGTCTTCGGTCGGTGTGTAGCGCAGCTTGGTAGCGCACTGTCATGGGGTGTCAGGGGTCGTAGGTTCAAATCCTATCACACCGACCAATTCAACTGCCCTCAATTTCTTATACCAAGAATTCCTACTCTATCAAAAATCTCTGAACCTATGGCATGAGCGCGAAGCGATCACAGTCGTGTTCACAAAGTTGTCGGGAACAATTTTGAACGAGCGCAGCTCGGCCCGAAGGGCGAAGCACAGCATGTGCGGAGTAAATCCTATCACACCGACCAATTCAACTGCCCTCAATTTCTTATACCAAGAATTCCTACTCTATCAAAAATCTCTGAACCTATGGCATGAGCGCGAAGCGATCACAGTCGTGTTCACAAAGTTGTCGGGAACAATTTTGAACGAGCGCAGCTCGGCCCGAAGGGCGAAGCACAGCATGTGCGGAGTAAATCCTCTCACACCGACCAATCTATCTCTTATTTTTCAATAATTTACCCCATTCATTGATTGTCTCCCTAAATTAGCGTCTCATAATTGTCACAATATACAGTTCTTGTATCTTGGTTTTCAGTTGCATATTTTGTTGAACAGAATGACATCGTTACTCTCGGTCTTAATTAGATTGTTATCGAATTTGAGGTGATAAATTTCTCTAGGCTTGAAACTAGTTATTCCTGAGGTTTAAGCAACAAAACAAGTCAGCGTGATCTGCAAATCACTTTTATTCATCAATTTAAAAGAGCAACAAGATCAGAATGGCCCGATAAAATTCGTGTGTGCTGGTACTTCAATCCAGAAACTCTCGACTACATTTATGAACATAAAGACGAAAAATTGTCACGAATGGGTTTGTACTCTTAGGTTCGCTTTATTAGCCACTTCCTGAAGAGTTCAAAAAGAAGTATTTCGAGCTACATGAAAGGTGCCTACTTTTCATAATTTTTGAGCTTGAAATTGTTGATTTTATCAACTCAGATAAAGTTAATGATACGGAGTTTGAAAATGTGTTTGGGGTGACGAAGTCTCGCATGAAATCTGTGTCCCTATTATGAACATCGGTTTAATGAAGGAAGGCTGTTCATGAAAAGCGGATCATCAGACGGCACCTTACCGATAGCAATGAGTGGTAGTTATTTAACTAATTATTTATATGCAGGCACGATACTATGATCCAGTGATCGGACGGTTTTATTCGAATGATCCGGTTGATGTAGTAAGCCACCTTAATCGCACAGGTGGAATACACGGATTCAATCGTTATGCATACGCCAATAATAATCCGTATAAGTACACAGACCCAGATGGACGCGAAACTCGCTTGATGGTTGAAGCTCACCATTTAGACATGGATGTAGTTAATGGGAATATGACAGCAGGTGATCGGCTCAAAATTAGTGGTGCTCAAGCTGTGGGAGCTGCTATAGGCACTGTAGCTGCTGCTGGCGCAACTGCTTGCGCTGCTTCAGGAGCCTGTGCAGCGGCTGTTACAACTACAGTTGTAACGCAGGTAAGTAAAACCAAAAGTGGTGGTCCTAGAATTAAGCAAACTTCGAAAAATGGGGATACAAAAGACATCACTGACGATAGAGTTAAAGAGTACACTCCAAATACACACCCTAATGCGCCTGAGGGCGCAATGCAGAAAGTTAAGCTTGAAAATGCTCAGCCGGGTTCTAAAGGTTTTAAACGCGATCCAACAAAAGCTGAAAAAAAGCTTTTAGATGAAAAAAGAGACTAGTAATGGATAAATCAAAGATAAAATCGACCTTTGACAAAGATTATGGCGTAATAATCAGTGTAGAAGATGAAGATACTGCTGATCTTTTGGATGATTTTTTAACTGAAAAGTTTTTTGTTTTTTACAATACAAGAGATAAAAATGGTCTAAAAGAGTTTATATTTGGGTTCGCTAGTTCAGTTGAGCGGGTGCAACTCATAATTGATTCATTCTTAAAAGATGTTTAGTTAAAACTAATTATTGGAACAAAAGATCTAGGTTGAGTTTACTTTAACAGGTTTATTAAATTTTGAATCCAAAGCCTCGCCCTCGCGGAGCTTTGTTTTATCAAGAGCAAGAGAACGCAAATATTGAAACAATGGGTCAGATACTTTTTAAATCACTGCCACCCTGTTTTTTGCTAAATGCTAGGTGGTATAGCGGATGCCGAAGCTTTCTAACAAAAGCATAAACTTGGTAAGACTTAAGATATTTTGAGGGTACAATTGCCCCTATAGAAAATTGAGTGCGAGTTCAGAAATGGCAGAAGAACCAACTATTCAATCTCTTCCAGATGATTTGTGTGTGAGCGTACAAGGTAACTTTGAGCAAGAAGAAGCGGAAAAGTTAGGCCATATATTTCTACACATGCTAAAACAGTTTTCATCTAGATTTGACTTGAGCAACTTAGACGGTGTAACTATTGCTTCAGATTATCAAGGTGCACTATCAAAGCTTGACAGGGGCACTGTTACCTCGACAACTCTTCAAGCGACTGACGACCGAGTGTTAGGCGTAGCAATGGCACCAATGGTTTTAAGAGATGGAGCGCTAAAATCGCACTTGGTTTTTAATGCGTTGATCATGAACACTCTTTTTAAAGGCAGCGAGAGTGAAATTAGGCAGGGTTTACACATCGTGGCGCATGAATGCTCCCACGTTGAATTTAATACTAAATTTGATAAATGCTTTCCAGACATATCATTAAAAAAAGTGCTACCTAGCATTACAGAAATGTTACGTTTTAATGCAGGGCAAAGCGCATGGGATGAATATTTTGCAACGCTTTCTTCCGCAAGTTTTGGGGACAGTGGTTCAGAAGCTTACCGAGAAACTTTCCTCACTGAATTAGCACTAACCGAAAATGTCGTTTTTGAATCACTTAAAAGTTATCAGTTACATGGTGACGTAGCAAAGACTATTGAGGAAGTTGGTAGTACTCTTGGTAGGTTGATGAAGTTTAGTGGTTATCTAATCGGAGACTCACTAGGTAAAAATATGGAGCCTATCGATATAGATGAGATTAGCCAGACTTTAGAGCACTCGTGGTTTAAGCCATATTTTAATTCACTGGTGAAAAACTTAAAGGCTTTGAACGAGAATTATGGTGAATGGTCTTCATTTAATTTATTTGATGCCATTTTAATAAACTATGACTCCCTACTTGAACACTTTGGTGTGATAGTCGAAAACTCAGACACACCATCACCATATGTACATTTTTACAAGTAGGTCATTTCGAAATAAAACATCACATTTGAATCCAAAGCCTCGCCCTCGCAGACCTAAGGTTTGCACTCGCGGGGCTTTGATTATTACGCTTGAAAATTTTGTATAAAACAGATTCAAAACATAATCGAAAGAGAATTTAATTAAGCATTAGCGCTAACATATCCACGTTGTTTTTGTTAGATACCAAGAGGGAAAATACATTGAAGTTCTTTAAAAAAGTATGGAGAAGTGCCAAAAACGTCTTTAATAATTACCACGATAAGGTAGCCTCAGCTGCTACGATTCTTTCTTTGATCTTAGCTTGGTATATATATATCGACGCCAGAATGGAGCAAAAAATAGAAGAAAATAGATTCCGTTATGCACTGCTGGACTCTCTGGCGAGTGAGTTAGATAAAGGCATAAAAGTATGTGATGCACTTACTAATAAGAGAGGAAAGCAGCTTGACGATTTCTTTTTTCAGAGACTGCCTACTATTGTGCTTCATCAATCAATCGAAGAATCATGGCTGATTTCTTCGGAGATTGGCCCCGAGTTGCTTGAGATTAATCAATCGATAGTGTTGATGAATAAAATTCTTGATGAAACGAATTCAGCAAGTTTTGCTCTCGTGCAACCAGCTACTTTTTCCTCTCGAAAGGAGTCTACAATGTTACAAAACCAAAAACGCCTATTGATTCTAAAAGATTGGTTATCACGCACTAAAGAAAACACTTTGAGTCTAAAGGACATTTACAAGTAGGTTGTAATTGCTTGTATTTTGAATCCAAATCCTCGCCCTCGCGGGGCTTTTTGTTGTTTTCAAGTCTATAAGTAACGGGGCTTTATTTTTGGCGGCTTTTGAAGCCCAAAAGGTAAACGAGTAAACACTTTCGTTTACTAACGGTAAAGTGTTCTCCAGTCAGAATTTATGTTTACTTCAAGTAAACGATATCGTTTACTGAGGTGGTTACAGCGGAATTTTTTCTGCCTATGGTGGGATTAGTTGTTGCTAAGGTTGAATAATGGCTGAGCATCACTGAAATCAAATACATCGCCTCGCACTCGCGGACTTTGATTTCAGAAAAAACAGCGCTAACACAGCAAACTTATAATTTCATCAAACGCGCCTTTGTTCCATTTTCCAAGTGACACTTTCCCATCTGGCGTTTTGCGTTCAAGGTAGTCTGGGTAATCGGGATTTTTCCCATATAATGTTTGCCCTTGAGCTAGCAATTCTCGGCTTAATTTTCCTGATTTACTGTCATGCTCAACCTTTTTAGATAAAGCAAACACATCAATAACACTGGTCATACTTTTCTCCTTTGGGTTCTTGATTAAATATTTTCGATACGTTTTCAACCTGCTGAGGCTTTACTATTCGAAATAAGATTTAACAATAAGGCATGGTCTTCGGATCTTTAAATACTGAAACGTAAGTATAGCAAATGACACGGCTCGTCAAAGAACAAACGTAGATTCTGGAAAATTTTGGGAGCGAAGTGGAACGTGCTTATGAGCCACACTGGAACTTTTGATAAGTTCAGGTGAACGTTTTCATGAGCTTAATCAAGTGAGTAGACTTTTCATTTGTTCCGTCTGGGCTTTTTTTATAACCAATCAGACTTATTTGTGCGTTCCACTGGAATTGTGAAATGTTCCACTAACAACAAAAAGATATAATAGGTGAGTGAGTTAAGGTGATCTCCCATTAGGTAGTGTTTGAGAATTATTAATGATTTTAGTCGTGCCGCGATAGGAGTTCAGTTTGATTTTATTTCCAGTAGCGGCAAGAAGTGCTAGCAGGCCAAAGTTATTTCTCGTATCACTCGAATCGACAATGCCGTGAACAAAATCTAAATCTTCAATCAACTGTTCGATTTCAATGAATTGAATGTATACGCGCATCCGGTATTTAGCTTTCTCTGTTCGCTTAACTGCTACTGACATTAAATAATTGGTAAACATATTTATTGTATTGACATGGCCCAAACACCGGGCAAACGATAACGTTTTAAAGTCAGGATAAGCATTGTCGATGATAAAAGATAAATTGGTTTTCGGGTTGTCAAAAAAGATATTCTGCATGTAGTAGCAAAACTCTTCATTGATAAATCGGAGTGACCGCCATGCTATAGCAAAAGCTACCGTGCATAGATATCCCTTAAGTAATTTTAGAAGCACGTCGCGATTTTTAACGGCATCAGTACGTAACAATGTAATGTGAGCGGCAATAACATCAAGTTCATTATTCGTAGTCAATATACGTCCAATGGAAAGAGGTGAAAAACCGTGCTCTGCTAAACAAGTTTTCTTAATTTCCGCAGCAATTTCAGCTATTGAAGACAAAGACTGTGTCTCAAGCTTGGCTGCTTCTTTTTCTTCACCAATCAACTCCCAGAGTGGATGGTCATATACTTTTGCCATCCCATAGCGATTGGCTGCTTTCTTAATTTCATCATAAGTGCTTGGGTGTAATTGTGTTCGCCCATGAAAGGCGCGGGTGAACTTACCATTAACTACCTCCTGCCCAGTGACAGGATCAACATATACCGTTCCCATAAATCGTTCACAGGCTTTCCCTGAGTAATTTATGCCCGTTGCGTCAACGAATAGCCTCATCTGATATTGTGAGCCAAGTCGGTATTGCTTGCCATATCGAGACTTCATATCGGAATTCCAAAAAATATTTATAAATTTCAGTTTAGTTCATATTTGGTAAGTCACGCTCAGTTATGGGGGGAGGATCGCAGTACCGCTCTGTCATCCTCCTACCGAAAAAATGGTGGGTTACTACAGTAGAAATTCGACGCCCGAATGAAGGTATGACCATGTCTAAACTTGAAAAGACGCAAAAAGAACGAGAGCTAGCGCAACGGATCAAAAAGGACTTGATCGAGCAGCACGGGATGCTGGTATTCGGTAAAACCCTTTATCAGGTGTTGGGCTTCACCAATGGTGATGCGTTCCGACAAGCATTTAAGCGCGGAAAATTACCGGTTGCAGTTTTTGAGTTGGAAGGAAAACGAGGGCGTTATGCATTAGCGGAAGATATTGCAAATTGGTTGGCGTCTCGACGAATGACAGTGAATGTCCAAGAACAACGTGGGGGTGTGCCATGAAACCCTGATCTTCAGACATAAAAAAACCTCGCAAGCAGCCACTTGGAGGGTCTTTCATTGGGAAAGGCTACGCCTTATCAACCTGACTTAAAAGTAGTCTCTCCCTAATTATAAAGCAAGCTAATCGTGGTGTTTGTCGGAATTTTATTTTCTGACAAACAATCAATTGGTTTTTGAAAAGGGTAGAACAATGATACTTCCATCGGTAAGACGACGCGCATTACGTCAGTTATTAAGCGGTGATTATTCGAATCGCAAAATTGCAAAGAGCAACAATATTACTCACACATCGGTGAATCGTATGTCACACCGTGTGAATGAGTTAAAACTGAATTGGGATGTGTTGGCGGATAAAACTGACAGTGAAATAACCGAGCTTTTTATCAAGCGCCGTCCTAAAAGCTTGAAGGCGATGCCTGATCTTAATTATTTCACGCAGCAGCTTCGCAGCATCAAGTACATGACGCAAGAGTTGTTATGGGAGGAATATGCTGAAGAAAACAAAGATAATCACTTTAGCCGCTCATATACCAACAAATTGCTTCGTGAAGAGCGCAAGCAAAATACAGTTTCGATGCTACAAAACCATCCTCTAGGTGGAACCTGTCAGGTGGATTTTGCAGGTGAAACACTAAAGAATAAAAACTGTATTGCCGGGTTCAAGCCGCCTCAGTTTTTGGTCTGCACATCTCCAGCAAGCGATTATCAAGTGGTAGTGGCTTGCCATTCACAAAAAATTCCTGATTTTCTGGAAGGTATGAACTGCGCCGTCGATTTATTAGGAGGTGTACATCAAGTTTATTTGACAGATAACTTCGCCTCCGCTGTTAAGCCAAAGCACAAAGACACGCCAAATGACAGTTTTGCAGCATGGGCTGACCACTATGACACCATGCTTTCTAATACTCGACCGGGTGAATCCGCTGACAAAGGGCCAGTTGAGCAAAGTGTGCTTAATGCAGAGCGCTGGATTATTGCTCCACTACAACGCATGACTTTTGCATCCTTGTCAGAGGTCAATGATGCAATAAAGCCACTATTACGCAAACTTAACGAAAGAAACTTTGCACAGTACGAGGGAAATCGTATCAGTTTTTATAAGAAGCACGAACTTCCTTTACTCAAACATTTACCAACTCAGTTGTTTGATGTTCCCCAGATCATTAAAACACTTACGGTAGAGCCTCATCATCATGTTCGTATTGATGGTCATGGGTATTCCGTTCCCGCAAAGCTGGTTGGGCAAGTGGTGAAAGTCCACGTGTGCACAAGTTCAGTCCGAGTTATTCATGATGGCAAAACCGCAGTTGTTCATGCCAAGAGCAAAAATCAGCGACAGAATACAACGTTACAAGAGCATATGGCACCGAACGAGCTAGCCTACCAGAGCTACACCTATCCTTATGCAAAAGATTGGGGAGAAGGTATTGGCATTGCGTGTAAGGCGTTTATCGATAAGCTGTTTGATAAGCGGCCAGAGAACGACCAAAAGCCAATGCGAGCAGTTAGCAAACTAAAAAAGCTGGCCAAGTGCTATGAAAATGAGCAGATAGAAATTGCATGTGAACGTGCATTGGCTATTGGGGATGTTAATGTGACTACGGTGGAGCGAATACTCAAACGCAATACCAAAACATTGCCACCTCCTCGCAAAACTAAGCGTGTATCACAGCTCCAACATAGCAATATTCGTGGAGCAAACTATTTCTCAGAAGTAGAAGGTGGTCGTCATGATTAGCCCTTCTATCGGGAAGCTACTTGAAGAGCTTAGTTTACATGGCGTCCTTCGTGCGCTTGAAACGCAATACAGCTCGAATGAGTTCGATGATTTGTCTTATGAGGAAAAACTTGAGCACCTTTTTACTACCCAAATTGAGGAAGATCGTAACAAACAGATGATCCGACGAGTAAAACAAGCTCGTCTTCGGTTCCCAAACGCGTGTATTGAGAATATTGAGTTTGGCGGTGAAAGAAGTGGTCATAAAAAACTCATTTTATCGCTCCTTACTGGGAATTGGGTCATGAAGCACCTCAACGTCATAATTAGCGGAGCTTCAGGTACGGGTAAAACTTACCTCGCTAATGCGATAGCGAATGCTCTTCTAGCATCAGGGTACAAAGTGCTGTATTACCGCCTTGATGATTTCTTCAAAGAAGCTTACAAAAAGCAGACATTGGATCTGTACGCAAACTTCCGCCGAGCACTTTTGAAAATCGATTTACTTATCTTGGACGACTTTGGAGCGTGCGAGTTAACAGCAGAGCAAGTCGAAATTCTTTACTGTATTCTGGAAGACCGCTACACAGAATCCTCAACACTTATCACATCGCAAATCCCTGTTCAGGAATGGCATGCTTTTATTGGTAGCGACAATGTAGCTGACGCAATTCTAGACCGTATGGTGCACAACGCGCATAAGTTGCCTCTGCATAGCAAAAAATCGATGCGTGAAAAGTTTGGTAAAATCGCCTTAGAGCAAGATTTGAAGGAGAGTAAAGGTGAATAAATTAACTTTCCCGTACTCATCGTTCAAAGCCAGCCTCAATAATGAAGGAGATGTCTTATGAATACCTCGTATACCAACAACTATTTAGATGTTCTCGGCCAACTCAATCTAGACGAATTGAATATTCAGCAAGCAATTGACTACTATCGCGCATGTTATCAGAAAAGTACTTTTGCACAGCAGTTTGTTGCCAATAATTGCCGCATTGACAATGAGTTTATAGCAGAACTCAGCATCGGATATTGTGATCGCACAATGGGCAAAAACATACCGAAAGCTAAATCACCAGAAGGAGCTGAAATACGTGGTAGTTTGCAACGTTGTGGTTTAGTTCGGCCTACAGGTCATGAACTATTTCGAGGCTGTATCGTGATACCAACGGTAGATAACAACGGCAGTATTATTTCTGCCGTTGGGCATCGAGTAGGCAGACTCCGCAATGGAGACAAGTCTGTTGTCTATTGGCACAAACCAGAGCCTAAGGCGTATGTTGATGTAGGAATGTCATTTGCTAAAGAGTTGATTGATGGACAAGCCTACCACTAAGCGCATCTGGCGATGTGCGCGATACTACTTT from the Paraglaciecola mesophila genome contains:
- the apbC gene encoding iron-sulfur cluster carrier protein ApbC; translated protein: MLFSRSTPEQKLQSLVSEQLATLFELSVNQVETWVTIANNAVLITLPFAAQTLHDTLKKRIELAASEQNLPLDHVLIETKIHASATKVKKVGQIKNIIAVASGKGGVGKSTSSVNIAYALMAQGAKVGLLDADIYGPSVPIMLGNTDSTPASRDDKTIIPFAAHGLVASSIGYFVPAENATVWRGPMASKALEQLLRETDWPELDYLIVDMPPGTGDIQLTLAQQMPVSAAVIVTTPQDLAVADASKGIAMFNKVDVPVLGLIENMSLYICPKCGHQEHIFAQNGGVELAKRNKVPLLGQLPLNSKIRHYTDQGTPLLIAEPNDPLSQSYITCALAISKQLYLQSLMDIRIQNI
- the dcd gene encoding dCTP deaminase codes for the protein MRLCDKDILTHLQEGKISISPEPDYAEISGVTVDIRLGNKFRVFTEHQAPYIDLSGPKAQVQEALNTVMSDEISIAPDKSFYLHPGELALAVTLESVTLPGNIVGWLDGRSSLARLGLMVHVTAHRIDPGWSGNIVLEFFNSGKLPLALKPGMKIGALSFEVMSDYAEKPYNARVDAKYKNQEGAIASRISGDDKTSSE
- a CDS encoding AraC family transcriptional regulator, with amino-acid sequence MDVLNQLFSTFKVAANIFHNGQYCGDWAINTSGTHYMNFHIVSHGTCYLSVPSDTDAKDKPIALSQGDVVIFPRDSQHIISKEPRPLAATNSALSQDYTHGVQPSATGLVCGYFSHNHPLVNSITVHLPGAIIIKSHPLNDKSTGLHFLLSALLDESKQANKGSTLIMGRIAEAILAIIFRQHLPTDNGVLAATGHPKLGPVMSAIHAQPNKKWTVEMLAEQCFMSRAGFNDLFKSVVQQAPMEYVTQWRLGLAYSMLADENVSTLHAALACGYDNESSFSKAFKRVLGVSPGAVRAKKEQKV
- a CDS encoding YHS domain-containing (seleno)protein, with amino-acid sequence MKKRFTLKALFTAVAITASSFSFAGVDTQTDSNDVILAGHDAVAYFTQNKPVLGQAQYTAVHDDAIYRFSSAQNRDAFNANPEKYAPAYGGFCAFGATFGKKFDIDGKAFEIVDGKLYVNKNPEVYKAWKKDIPKHLIEANEQWPSIEFTPSGEL
- a CDS encoding Mu transposase domain-containing protein; its protein translation is MILPSVRRRALRQLLSGDYSNRKIAKSNNITHTSVNRMSHRVNELKLNWDVLADKTDSEITELFIKRRPKSLKAMPDLNYFTQQLRSIKYMTQELLWEEYAEENKDNHFSRSYTNKLLREERKQNTVSMLQNHPLGGTCQVDFAGETLKNKNCIAGFKPPQFLVCTSPASDYQVVVACHSQKIPDFLEGMNCAVDLLGGVHQVYLTDNFASAVKPKHKDTPNDSFAAWADHYDTMLSNTRPGESADKGPVEQSVLNAERWIIAPLQRMTFASLSEVNDAIKPLLRKLNERNFAQYEGNRISFYKKHELPLLKHLPTQLFDVPQIIKTLTVEPHHHVRIDGHGYSVPAKLVGQVVKVHVCTSSVRVIHDGKTAVVHAKSKNQRQNTTLQEHMAPNELAYQSYTYPYAKDWGEGIGIACKAFIDKLFDKRPENDQKPMRAVSKLKKLAKCYENEQIEIACERALAIGDVNVTTVERILKRNTKTLPPPRKTKRVSQLQHSNIRGANYFSEVEGGRHD
- the istB gene encoding IS21-like element helper ATPase IstB, translating into MISPSIGKLLEELSLHGVLRALETQYSSNEFDDLSYEEKLEHLFTTQIEEDRNKQMIRRVKQARLRFPNACIENIEFGGERSGHKKLILSLLTGNWVMKHLNVIISGASGTGKTYLANAIANALLASGYKVLYYRLDDFFKEAYKKQTLDLYANFRRALLKIDLLILDDFGACELTAEQVEILYCILEDRYTESSTLITSQIPVQEWHAFIGSDNVADAILDRMVHNAHKLPLHSKKSMREKFGKIALEQDLKESKGE